The sequence below is a genomic window from Anopheles cruzii chromosome 3, idAnoCruzAS_RS32_06, whole genome shotgun sequence.
gaCCTCATTGTGTACGTGCGGGACGTGAACGATAATCAGCCCCAGTTTTTGCTCAAAGAAATTAGCCTCAACTTTACTGAACACACGACACCGGGTGCGGAAAGGATACGGCTGCCCGATACGATCGATCAGGACTACCTCGATCCGCTCGACGGCCCACCGTCGACAGCCGTTTGCTACTACATTGTGCAGGGCAACGAGGACGGGCACTTTGCGCTGGATCCGGCCACGCACGACTTGACGGTAAGAAAGGGCAACTTCTTGAAAAATTGGCAACCGAcaagtttttgtgttttggttaGGTCGAGAAGGAACTGGATCGGGAGGTAAAGTCCCGCTTCAAGCTGCACATCAAAGCCACGGAGGACTGTGCGAGGGGCAACCTCTCGGCGGAACCGAACGCTGGCCATGTGGCCAGCCTGCTGAAAGCCACCGTCTACGTGAACGACATCAACGACAACTCGCCGGTGTTTGAGTCGAAAATATTCACCGGCGGAATCTCTACCTCGTTCCAGTTCGGTGCCACCATCCTCCAGCTAAAGGTGCGCCGTGTCTGGCAGCTGTTGCCCCATTCGTGTCTGTGCTTACCCAAACTCTCCCCAATTCCCCAGGCacacgacgccgacgatggtCTGAACGGGCTGGTGCGGTACCATCGGCACAGTGACATACGCAAAACCCTCGCCGAGGGACTCGACGATCTCCGGAGCGATCCGTTTCTGGTCGACGCCGAAACGGGCCAGGTGGTGCTCAACTTTTTCCCCCAAAAGTCGATGCGTGGCTACTTCGATTTCTCCGTCACGGCGAACGACTCGTACGGGTGCTCCGATCGGGCCCACGTCTTCATCTACCTCATCCGGGAGGACCAGCGCGTGAAGTTTATCCTCCGCCAGCGGCCGTCCGAGATCCGTCACAACATTCACAGCTTCCGAGAGTGAGTCAAGAGTCGCCACCGCAGCACGAACCGAAACTCGGGTTACTAAATCGCTCGGGTCGCTCTTTTGCAGGATTTTGGCCAACGTGAGCGGATGCATTGTAAACATCGACGATATTCGGGTGCACGAGAATCCGGACGGGTCGGTTGACCGCACGAAGAGCGACATGTTTATGCATCTGGTCGACCAGAAGAACAACTCGGTGCTGGATGTGCACGAGGTGCTGCACCTGTTGGACCGGCACGTCGAAAAGCTTGACAGACTGTTTAAGGTAGGTTCAGCGGTGGGCACGATGGAGCCACGATTTTCAACCACATTCCAACACTGTTGCAGGAGTTCAACGTGCTGGACACGCAAGCATCGCAGCTCATTCAGACACCGGAGATGGACGAGCTTTCGGTGAACATCGTTTGGCTGTTTGTCACCAACATCGTGCTCGGTGCGCTGCTCATCGTCGTGATCGGGCTCTCGGTGTCGCAACGGCTCACGTACCGCCGACGGTTACGGGCGGCCAAAATTGCTGCCTACGGTAGGGCTCCTTTCCCGCGCATGGAGCGGATTCCGTCCCGGTACTGATGTGGTTTACACTTCCGCAGGGACGTCCGGACCGAGCCGGATGTACCAGGAGGTGCTCGGAGCGGTCCCGAACACCAACAAGCACAGCGTGAAGGGCAGCAACCCGATCTGGATCGCGACCGGCGAAACGGGCACGACCGGTGAGCCTGGCGAGTGGCTCCGGGACGAGTTTGACAAGTGCAAGGACGCTATCGACGCGCAGTACGAGCGTTCGCTCAGCTCCGGGTTCTTCATCGACAACTGTCTGCAGTACGAGGTGTCACGCAGGACCGGCGAGGCCAACAATGCGGCCAACTATCAGATCACCCAGCAGATGACGGACACGGCCGCGTACGCCCGGAACCTCGAAACGACCGAGCTGTAACGCAGACGGGGAGGTTCCAGCACACATTGTACATTGTCACAGTAAATAGAATTAAATTGAACCGAAATTCGGGCTTCCTCTAGTAGCGGCCCTGGCGAACCGGGccggtttttgttgctccACTTACCACGTCGGGCTGGACGATACGTCAATCTCACCGCTGGTGGGGTCATCACGTCAAGTTGGGGGGCGTAGGTCGCAGAAAAAAAGGCTAGTTACACTCTACCGCTATCGCCAGCGTTGACATGCATCAAACAGGTTTATTGGCGTCTCTCGGTTCTCTCGTGTCGTCCGGATTGTTTCGTATGGGGAGGAGCTTGGTTACAGTACTTCCGGTTGGTCCAGTATAAATAtctcttttctatttttttgttttactctcAACACAcgtacaacacacacacacaaacacaaacatgtATAACAACAACTATAGAGCGGCAGCACGCTTAACGATTAAATTGGTCCTTTCGGCTCTCGGTATCCAGGTTGTTTATGGTGCGGTGGTttcgcgctcgctcgctcggggGTTAACGCCTAATCTTCCCCCGAGGGTCGGTACACACGTAcaaacacgaacacacacatttgTGCGAACGCGCACACGGCGCCTCTCTAAATACCGTTTCGCACTTATCGTGATTAATGAAGTCAAATCTAAATCTTCGCCGATTAGATCGGCACCGATTTACGATGCGttctccggtgcccggtgtgaAGAACTGTCCACCCACCCCCGCAGACACTACTCAGCCCGCAGGGTGGGCGACCCCACGATTCGGAACCACTCGAGCTCGTCCCGTCGTATCTCGTATCCCGTACGCACTGGGTCGCCGCATCGCCGCAGGGAAAAGGTAACGTGCCGAGTTCTTCTGGACTGGGGaacctttttgggggccaGACCGACCACAGATAACCGAGGCCCGCCGAGGGCTTCGAGCACCATTCGGTGCTATAAATAAAGTTACGGGAGGCTGTTAATCAGCTTAATATTACGCTGTCTTCCAGCCACGCAGCGCCCTGCGTTGCTGGCCACCCGTGGGGTGGCCAGTGAGTTAGGTTTCACGGTGcaggccgtgccgtgcgcacTGTAATCCCAGCTTCTCACCTAAGAATCTCGCCTCCATCGGTCGTATCTAGACGAATGAAATTTTAGTCCCGCGAGAATTCCAACGGGGGCGCCATCTTCATTCTTTCGAAACCGCACGCCTTCCACACGAGACGCAACTCCCTCGGCGGCTAGAGTGCCCCGGGTCGACCTACCGGCAATCCTACACCCTGTTTAATCTTTCAACAAACACATTCCGTTCATTCATTTGGCCTCGCCACTGTGTCCCGGAACTACTCCGGTAACGCTGGCACGATTCATATTCGGAGGATTTGGAGCCGGCGTAACCACGTAACGAACAGCTCCGGGAGTTTGAGGAGTAATTCCTTGTTCGGTCACCCGCCACAGCATCGCGGTCCAGTACCTAAACTGTATTTACATTCCATTCACCGGCCTCGTGTGCCCCGCTGGGTAGTAATCCCGAGGGCCATTTGCTGCCCCAAGGGGAATCCTGGGATTAAtccgcggcccggcccaggccgGCCGATTTAGCTATCGTCGAGACCCGGGCAGCACATGCTGGTGGTTTGGTGGTTCAGCCGGTTCGCTGGCAGCGTATTCGCCCGTCTCATGTGGCCTGTGGCCGCGGGCGAAAAGGGAATGGATTAGACGATGGGAACGAATCGATTACGCGGCCCTGCTACTCACCCTGCCATTTCCGTTGGCTGCCGGGCGAGTGGCCGGCACCGTTGTAAAGGAACGAACGTTCGGTATCTGAGGCCCGAGGCGAGGAGATGGAAGAGAAAATAAAGCACACGGGAAGGGTGGTGCCACCCCCTCCCCAGCAGTTAGTGTCCGCTGCGAGGATCGGCGCAATTGGCGACGGCCAGTGGTTAGAGGAAAAACGTTTTCACACCGTTTCTTACTATGCGCAAATGGTCCGGCGATCCGGAGCACGAGTACCGGGACGTTCCGATCCGCCGGTGGCTGCTCGGGTTGTCGGGCATGACGCGCACGAACGGGCAGCACCGGAAGAACTGCTGGAATCCTCGCCGAAACCTGCGGCACGAAAAATTATTGCCCgccgcggcacggcacgcggtCGTTTcgaaggaaagcaaaagaaTGTCATTTCAGGTGCAGCTGCACATAACTTTTCACAGTGTGGCACATCACTACCCAAAGGTGACCAAAACCATGCGCTTTAGTTCTGATTGTGTGGTCGACCGAACACCTGTGACTTGAACAACCTAACGGTTAACTTTGAAGAGGGCGAAACTGCTCGATATTGTGGCACAATTTGACCAGTTGAGTTGTTACGTATTATTTGTAGCTAGCTCAAGGATCCGATGAGAAAAATGCATTGTTAATGGACAGGAATAAGCTTGATCGTATTTGGTTTCAGTGAAGTTAATTATGTTCAAAATACCACTCTTGGTTCCTCCCTCGTTAGTTCAATCCATGCTTAAAAGGTTTTCGTATTAACGGAAGTAAACCCCTTAAACTACACCCTGTATGTCCGTCAATTTAAGAGAGACTAGATAagaattttcaaacaaacaatcaattcTTCAAAATTCAAAAGCATGAAAACGCCAAAAAAACCTAATTTACGAACGGACGAAGAAGATTTTCAAACACCGAATTGCATACTATTAGGCGCCTTGGGCCCTCTTTTATTTGGGCCATCAAAAATACCTAAGTTTCTTCATGATACTGGCCCAATGCGTCCTTCTACCACGTTTAGTAGACTTACTGGACTTGCTCTTCGTGTcggaaaacagtgaaacagaATTAGTAGCACATTTTTGGTCTCCCATGGGCCTGGGCTCCCCACTGTGCCAAGCAACCGCCACTTACCGTGAGTTCATCCAACAGTAAATGATCGGATTGTACATCGAGTTGCTCATCGCGAGCCAGTAGATGGCGAGGTAGACCTCCTGGATGTACGGCTTTTTCGTCAGCTCCGGGTAGTAGGAGGTGATGATGAAGTAGAAGTGGAACGGAAGCCAGCAAACGGCGAAGATTATCAccacaatcatcatcattttaaCGACCTAACGGCAGCGGCCCCGttccgtcgttgttgttgtttaccagttccggtgccggaagcgggaaaagaaaacggacagCAGTTAGGAAGCGGAAGAGAGCGGACAGGAGAGTGTAATAATATACGACATTAGTTCCGACAAACCGAAACCTAATGAGCTGACAGGAATTCACGATCCGCACCTTCGCACCCCGCGGTGCCATTCGGTCACCGGCGAAGCCAAACTTTCGGCCAAGGATTCCACGGTGGATGGGAGCGGTCGCAAAAGTTACCGTCTAAAATTCCGACGGTATTTGATACGGGGTCTCTCCCGGCCAAGCCCCTCCCGTCCCGCCCACCCGCCGGACCGATGGAAGTTAATTTAAATGGCAACGATCGGTTTGATGAAAAGTTCCATCATTAGAGGGGAAGTTTCGGTTCATGGCAACGGCCACGTCTGACTCTCCCAGTGGGCGGCGCCAAGCGGGGGCGCTCAAGAAATTTAGTGTGCCGAGTGCAAAACCGTACGACACGGAAGGGATCGATAGTGGCGTCCAAGGGTCTTGAGACACGGCCCGCCGAGTGGCACCGCTGCCTTCGACATACTTCATTCAATTTGTGCGCCCTCTCTCATTCGCTCTTGGGAGTTCGACTTACCCGGCGTTTGCTTTTGATGTTCTCCAGCTGGCGTTGGGTGCACTCGCCGATGCTCTTGGAGCCCCACAGCTCCAACCCGACCCGGGCGTAGGTGTAGGTCATCGAGCCGATCGGTAGGAAGTAGGTAAGAATCATGAACACGATGTTGTACCTGCAATAGTTCCACCAGGCAGGGTTCAGCACTCTAGGGTGGTAGCCCATAgtccccctcccccccgccgATACTTACGCGTACTCCTGGGCGGAATGGTTCGAGGCACCGTCCGGCCACTCGGCGTAACACAGGATGTGGTCGTTCAGGTTGTAGGTGGTGAAGAACAGCAGCATCGGGCTGGAGATTATCGTGCCCACGATCCAGATGCCGGCCGCAACGCACAGCGTCGCCTTTCGGCCCATGCGTGGCTTCAGCGGGTTCATGATGGCTACGTACCTGCAAAAACCGAATGCCAAGTGCACAGCCCCGACCCCGATTAGGTCCGATTTTGACTTCAAACACACTGCTGTTTATGCACTCGGATTGTGGTCGCCCCTGGTCCAGTTCTGTGGCCGGCATTCGCCAGAATTCCCTAGCCTTTACCCAACCTAGCGTAATCCATCCGCTTCCCTCAGCATCGGCCacgtaatgaaattaatacAATTCCAATTCCAGACCGACGCCGACCACTCCGACGTGACCACTTGGTACGAATCGTTCGACGATGGGCCCGCCCCGACCGCATCGCCCAGCGCACTGCCCAAACCAGCATTCCGTTCGGTTCAAGTGCAGCAGTTTGAACGTGACCGGTTGATAAATGCACTTCTGgcgggcaccgaaaaaaaaaccggatcGCCGGATCGCCCATTTTAAGCTTCTTGTCTAATTGCGCTAATTAAACATTCATTACTGAAAAAGGGACCACACTGAGAGGATGCTGCGAAGAATATGGTTCCGAAAGGAggggccaacaaaaaacggggaaCCCAGCGGAAACGTGGCGACTTTGGGCAGAGCCCGCGCCGTCTCCGCGCCGATGTGCTGAGCAAAcacttttgaataatttattgcttcTGCATAGTTTTTCGGTGGTGCCGCTCGAATGGGCGTGAATGACGCTGGGTGACtcgcgcaccggaaccgggcatGGGCGGGGGCCCTTGCGAGAGGGCTGGTCCTCTTTCGGGCGGCGGGATAAAAACCCGCCGGAACCCGCCGGCACATGCTCGTTTCCGGTGGAGCctttttgtaatttatttgacGTTCCGTTCACCGCCATTTAATTCCGTTAGGCGCGCCCACGAATCTGACGTGCGCGATAACTGACCGACCGTGGCATGGCATGTGGTGTAGACCTTttttccggtcccgggaaGAATATTTCCAGTGATTTTCTTTGCGCTGCGCTCGTAAAGTTTGCAAACACTCCACGAGAAACACGCTGCAAATGGGAAAGTGTCGTAAAAAGTTTAACGTACAAAGTGCGACGGGCGACACCGATCGATACGGAAGAAAGTGGATTGCGGTAAAGTTTGCCAACAATGGGTGCTTTGATTGTCggttgaaacatttcattcgcGGGTGCTGGAATGGTGGATTTCGATCAACGCTTCCAATGATAATCCCGATTcctttcgggtttcgggcttAACGCCTGTTTGGTAGGATTCAATGCAATTCGAAGGATTATAAATTAAATCCACACGTTACAATTTGCATCGTTTCTGTTTCTCATCAAGCAAAATTTGGGGAAACGAATCCCTTTCGAACATCAAAATAATACCGTTTTCACCGGGCCCCAAAGATAGAATCATTCGTCGTCCACTGCCAATCGCATTTGTGGTTTAGCGGTGTTTAGAAACCAACAGCCACAGTAAGCGGCTTACTGAAGCTGCAATTTGCCAGGGGAACAGATTCCAACATGGattctaaaaataaacagTACTTTTGTACTTTTGTACCGGTTTTTCCATCCGCACACACGAAGCCGAAGGTCTGCCTTGCTCTGTTCGGGGCTTTAACGAATCGGACCGATGAACAGGTTCAAACAATCGTATGGTATTGACACTATTAACAGTGCAGTGTTTAGTCGAACGAACTGCTTGAAACAACTGCTACAGTCC
It includes:
- the LOC128269947 gene encoding tachykinin-like peptides receptor 99D — protein: MELVTEVVAKHKPSGNGSGAMVPEFGWSPGPETGEATHGAAGAEDWRDGLLGAFSTGLPTPNGTAESSPTVDFLSILPLWRLIVWNILFAGIVITATVGNLIVVWIVLSHKRMRTVTNYFLGADAMVSTLNVTFNYTYMLYLDWPFGTMYCKISQFVAILSICASVFTLMAIAIDRYVAIMNPLKPRMGRKATLCVAAGIWIVGTIISSPMLLFFTTYNLNDHILCYAEWPDGASNHSAQEYAYNIVFMILTYFLPIGSMTYTYARVGLELWGSKSIGECTQRQLENIKSKRRVVKMMMIVVIIFAVCWLPFHFYFIITSYYPELTKKPYIQEVYLAIYWLAMSNSMYNPIIYCWMNSRFRRGFQQFFRCCPFVRVMPDNPSSHRRIGTERSFLYNGAGHSPGSQRKWQGHMRRANTLPANRLNHQTTSMCCPGLDDS